A DNA window from Paenibacillus sp. HWE-109 contains the following coding sequences:
- a CDS encoding alpha-glucosidase/alpha-galactosidase, producing the protein MSKITFLGAGSTVFAKNVLGDCLLTPALQGFEIALFDIDHVRLQDSANMLNNIKKTSGSTSTIKVYTDRKEALSGAKYVVNAIQVGGYDPCTITDFEIPKKYGLRQTIADTVGIGGIFRNLRTIPVMLDFAADVREVCPDALFLNYTNPMAVLTNVMNTYGGVRTVGLCHSVQTCIPELFKSLGLEKEGVKAKIAGINHMAWLLEVTKDGIDLYPEIKKRAAEKQQEKHKDMVRFEMMLKFGHYITESSEHNAEYHPYFIKRSYPELVDRFNIPLDEYPRRCIDQISRWKQMREDLVNDANLTHERSHEYASYIFEAIETDVPYKIGGNVMNTGLITNLPREACVEVPCLVDRNGVTPTYVGDLPPQLAALNRTNINTQLLTIEAAITRKREHIYHAAMLDPHTAAELSMDDIVAMCDELIEAHGKWLPEYH; encoded by the coding sequence ATGTCCAAGATTACTTTTCTGGGTGCAGGAAGTACGGTTTTTGCGAAAAATGTGTTGGGAGATTGCTTGCTTACACCCGCTCTGCAAGGCTTTGAAATCGCTCTCTTTGATATTGATCATGTACGTTTGCAAGACTCAGCCAACATGCTGAATAATATTAAGAAAACAAGTGGAAGCACTTCTACAATTAAAGTTTATACGGACCGCAAAGAAGCTCTTAGCGGAGCTAAATATGTGGTTAATGCAATCCAAGTAGGTGGCTATGATCCATGTACAATTACGGATTTCGAAATCCCGAAAAAATACGGTTTGCGTCAAACCATTGCAGATACGGTAGGGATCGGTGGTATTTTCCGCAACTTACGTACGATACCTGTGATGCTGGATTTCGCAGCTGATGTCCGTGAAGTTTGTCCGGATGCGCTGTTCCTCAACTATACGAACCCGATGGCTGTTTTGACGAATGTAATGAATACTTACGGTGGTGTGCGTACGGTTGGTTTGTGTCACAGTGTGCAAACCTGTATTCCAGAGCTGTTCAAAAGCTTAGGTTTGGAGAAAGAAGGCGTGAAAGCCAAAATTGCCGGCATCAACCATATGGCATGGTTGCTTGAAGTAACGAAGGATGGCATTGATTTGTACCCGGAAATCAAGAAGCGGGCTGCCGAGAAGCAGCAAGAGAAACACAAGGATATGGTTCGCTTCGAAATGATGCTGAAGTTCGGACACTACATTACGGAATCTTCCGAGCATAATGCGGAGTACCATCCGTATTTCATCAAACGCAGTTATCCAGAGCTGGTTGATCGCTTCAACATTCCGCTGGATGAGTATCCGCGCCGCTGTATCGACCAAATTAGCAGATGGAAGCAGATGCGCGAGGATCTCGTTAACGATGCCAACTTGACGCATGAGCGCTCCCATGAATATGCTTCTTATATTTTCGAAGCGATTGAGACGGACGTTCCGTACAAAATTGGCGGTAACGTCATGAATACCGGCTTAATCACCAACTTGCCGCGCGAAGCTTGCGTCGAAGTGCCTTGCTTGGTAGATCGCAACGGTGTTACGCCTACCTATGTAGGGGATCTGCCGCCGCAGCTTGCAGCGCTTAACCGTACGAACATCAATACGCAGCTATTGACGATTGAAGCTGCCATTACGCGCAAACGCGAGCATATCTACCACGCGGCTATGCTGGATCCTCATACAGCGGCAGAACTGTCCATGGACGACATCGTCGCGATGTGTGATGAATTAATCGAAGCACATGGCAAATGGCTGCCGGAGTATCACTAG
- a CDS encoding dehydrogenase — translation MINNKPSEKHKQQFPSARGIRRACSKELYRTIKRLKVWLSPEQIKEAEELYVKKVMLNLPFIIDNGSNRKALADWFDTQVGPEIAPIWQVELATLNHAFRDAFGG, via the coding sequence ATGATTAACAACAAGCCGAGTGAGAAACACAAACAACAATTCCCTAGTGCACGCGGCATCCGCAGAGCTTGCAGCAAGGAATTGTATCGCACAATCAAGCGTTTGAAGGTCTGGCTATCTCCGGAACAAATCAAAGAGGCCGAAGAGCTCTATGTGAAGAAGGTCATGCTGAACCTTCCTTTCATCATCGACAACGGCAGCAACCGCAAGGCGCTCGCGGACTGGTTCGATACGCAAGTCGGACCCGAAATTGCCCCCATCTGGCAAGTGGAACTCGCAACCCTCAACCATGCGTTTCGCGACGCATTTGGCGGGTAA
- a CDS encoding MMPL family transporter, protein MNRFLQHWARLVSSSKGVKIVLISWLAIIILLSALAPSSKEVALSGGEGSIHEDTLSALAKQIMQEQYPTQDGLTALLVFHGQQAITDAERASIGKLSEWLNSDQKPAFLTGAVPFHRLPQAQQDSLFSADHTTLLLSASLQKNLESAQIYDTLDQIRTTASTMGLGSLILDITGPAGISSDTIMLFKKADFVLMLATVVLILIILIIIYRSPLLALLPLVIAGMVYQVVDRLLGLAGKMGWFFVEKQSLSIMMILLFAVLTDYCLFLVARFRSELKQTDAKHTAMSNALSKVAEPILFSGGTVLIAMLTLFTAVFKPYHHFAPVFSVAMVVILLGGLTLIPAVFALVGRKAFWPLIPKKQLTTQTDEHPKGFWGAISAYVTKKPAFTALVLVIILLVSSLSGLSMRYSFNLMKSFPSDISSRQGFEILQERFPPGELAPVTILLKSDRVITLDAPFIDKANSLVRALQEHSGGSKITPNMDSALLTANNPTAVAMLAADKHTIKLQMTLTVNPYDQEALNLVRDLRENSGNLLHDSGFDSSQFTLHFAGQTADQLDVRTMNKRDTVVLFALITLFITLMLVWQARSIRLALTMMATMLLSYAATMGLLWSVFHFGFGYEAISYRLPVYTFVFLIALGVDYNIILVSRIKEEAQNFPWREAVRRGVALTGGVISSAGIVLAATFCVLITQPLQELILFGFAMAAGVLIDTFLVRGMLLPALMTYLGPRTSLEQTKSVHR, encoded by the coding sequence ATGAATCGTTTCTTACAGCACTGGGCTCGCCTTGTCAGCAGTTCCAAGGGCGTCAAAATTGTTTTGATTAGCTGGCTCGCCATCATTATCCTATTAAGCGCTTTGGCGCCATCATCCAAAGAAGTCGCCCTCAGCGGAGGGGAAGGCAGCATCCATGAAGATACGTTATCCGCGTTAGCCAAGCAAATTATGCAGGAGCAGTATCCTACCCAAGATGGTTTAACGGCTCTGCTCGTTTTCCATGGGCAGCAAGCGATAACAGACGCCGAGCGCGCGTCGATCGGGAAACTGAGCGAATGGCTGAATTCGGATCAGAAGCCCGCCTTCCTTACAGGCGCAGTGCCTTTTCATCGGTTGCCCCAAGCGCAGCAGGATTCTTTATTCTCCGCGGATCATACAACGCTTCTACTGAGCGCTTCCCTGCAAAAAAATCTAGAATCCGCACAAATCTACGACACGCTTGATCAAATCCGCACCACCGCAAGTACGATGGGACTAGGTTCCCTTATACTAGACATCACAGGGCCTGCGGGCATCTCATCGGACACCATCATGCTTTTCAAAAAAGCTGACTTCGTCTTAATGCTCGCAACTGTCGTTCTGATTCTCATCATTCTAATCATTATTTACCGTTCGCCATTATTAGCTTTATTGCCCTTAGTGATCGCTGGCATGGTCTATCAGGTTGTGGATCGGTTGCTGGGATTAGCGGGCAAAATGGGCTGGTTCTTCGTTGAGAAACAGTCCCTCTCCATCATGATGATTCTGCTTTTCGCCGTACTCACCGATTATTGCTTATTTCTCGTAGCCCGCTTCCGGTCCGAATTGAAGCAAACTGACGCCAAACATACGGCTATGTCCAACGCTTTATCCAAAGTAGCGGAGCCTATCCTCTTCAGCGGCGGTACCGTGCTTATCGCGATGCTCACTTTATTCACAGCCGTCTTCAAGCCCTATCACCATTTCGCACCCGTATTTTCCGTTGCCATGGTCGTCATTTTGTTAGGCGGGTTAACCTTAATTCCGGCCGTATTTGCACTCGTGGGGCGCAAAGCCTTCTGGCCGTTGATTCCCAAAAAGCAACTGACGACGCAAACGGATGAACACCCCAAAGGTTTCTGGGGCGCAATCAGTGCTTATGTCACGAAAAAACCTGCCTTTACAGCGCTTGTCTTGGTCATCATCTTACTGGTATCATCGCTTTCCGGTCTATCCATGCGCTATTCGTTCAACTTGATGAAGTCCTTCCCCAGCGATATTTCATCGCGGCAAGGCTTCGAAATTTTGCAGGAGCGCTTCCCTCCTGGCGAGCTGGCCCCGGTCACGATCCTTTTGAAATCGGACAGAGTGATCACTCTGGATGCTCCTTTCATCGATAAAGCGAACTCTCTGGTTCGTGCTTTGCAGGAACATAGCGGGGGCAGCAAGATCACGCCGAATATGGATTCGGCACTGCTGACAGCGAATAATCCTACTGCCGTAGCCATGCTCGCTGCGGATAAACATACGATCAAACTCCAAATGACGCTTACCGTGAACCCGTATGATCAAGAGGCGTTGAATCTAGTGCGTGATTTACGTGAGAACAGCGGAAACCTGCTGCACGACAGCGGATTCGATTCTTCGCAGTTTACGCTGCATTTCGCAGGACAAACAGCCGATCAATTGGATGTTCGCACCATGAATAAACGAGATACGGTTGTGCTTTTTGCGCTGATCACCCTATTTATTACGCTTATGCTGGTCTGGCAGGCTCGTTCCATCCGATTGGCTCTGACCATGATGGCTACCATGCTGCTCTCCTATGCGGCAACGATGGGGCTCCTCTGGAGTGTCTTCCACTTTGGGTTTGGTTATGAAGCTATCAGCTATCGATTGCCCGTTTATACCTTTGTCTTCCTCATAGCCCTTGGCGTCGATTACAACATTATACTGGTGTCGCGGATCAAAGAAGAAGCTCAGAATTTTCCGTGGCGAGAAGCGGTGCGGCGCGGTGTTGCCTTGACAGGCGGGGTCATTTCATCCGCAGGCATCGTACTTGCCGCTACATTCTGCGTGCTGATAACTCAACCTCTGCAAGAATTGATCTTATTCGGCTTCGCCATGGCAGCCGGGGTCTTGATCGATACCTTCCTGGTTCGAGGCATGCTGCTCCCTGCTCTTATGACATATCTAGGGCCGCGAACCTCTCTGGAGCAAACGAAATCCGTCCATCGCTAG
- a CDS encoding sensor histidine kinase — translation MKSLYIRIVATFIIIAMFSSLLALLLSNYYYVAKLREQNEEQIWTITNEIRTLYEQVPDLEPAAYFTHIANMGFQLYTVNGDMDGVFYGTPFKHTAMDPEQIRQVLNGQTYRGMLQERHFLMVTGFFENSIRNSIGVPIQVKGKPYALFVRPNLEQQIGGVRILMAFLLGLTFLFSILLIIIFSQYIVKPVKKLTTATQRIVGGHYEIKMDVTRQDEIGELARNFTFMAQSLQQLDNMRQEFVGNVSHEIQSPLTSIQGFTQSILDKETSEEEKERYLAIILEESKRMSSLSKQLLTLASLDKENHVVKRSAYRLDEQIRQILILTEWQWTEKSIAIELTMPEVTITADTQLLHQVWLNFITNAIKFSQPGDTLRIEIQQLASEIVVVIHDSGIGIPEAEVAHIFDRFYKADKARNRANAGSGLGLSIAQKIIQLHQGSVEVMSELGQGTTFTIHLPRL, via the coding sequence GTGAAATCACTTTATATTCGCATCGTTGCTACTTTCATTATCATCGCTATGTTCAGCAGTCTTCTTGCTCTTCTGCTCTCCAACTATTATTACGTGGCCAAATTAAGAGAACAGAACGAAGAACAAATTTGGACGATCACGAACGAGATACGCACGCTCTATGAACAAGTGCCTGATCTTGAACCCGCTGCTTACTTCACGCATATCGCGAATATGGGTTTCCAGTTGTACACGGTGAATGGCGATATGGACGGCGTCTTCTACGGAACTCCGTTTAAGCATACCGCGATGGACCCCGAGCAAATCCGACAGGTGTTGAATGGACAAACGTATCGCGGCATGCTACAGGAGCGCCATTTCCTTATGGTGACCGGCTTTTTTGAAAATAGCATTCGAAACAGTATCGGAGTGCCGATTCAAGTGAAAGGTAAGCCTTATGCACTCTTCGTGCGCCCGAATCTGGAACAGCAAATCGGCGGTGTCCGCATCCTCATGGCCTTCCTGTTAGGTCTGACTTTCCTGTTCAGCATTCTGCTCATTATCATTTTCTCCCAGTACATTGTTAAGCCCGTTAAGAAACTGACCACTGCGACCCAACGAATCGTTGGCGGGCATTATGAGATTAAGATGGACGTCACGCGGCAGGATGAGATCGGAGAACTAGCCCGAAACTTCACATTCATGGCCCAATCTCTCCAACAGCTCGACAATATGCGGCAGGAATTCGTTGGCAATGTTTCGCATGAAATTCAGTCTCCTTTAACGTCCATCCAAGGCTTTACACAATCGATTCTCGACAAGGAAACGTCAGAAGAAGAAAAAGAGCGCTATCTGGCGATCATTCTAGAAGAAAGCAAGCGCATGTCCTCACTCAGCAAACAGTTGTTGACTCTCGCCTCATTGGACAAAGAAAACCATGTCGTCAAACGCAGCGCCTATCGCCTGGATGAACAAATCCGCCAAATTCTCATCCTTACCGAATGGCAATGGACGGAGAAGTCGATCGCAATTGAGCTCACGATGCCCGAAGTGACGATTACCGCGGACACTCAACTGCTGCACCAAGTGTGGCTGAACTTCATCACGAATGCGATTAAATTCTCTCAGCCCGGTGATACGCTGCGCATCGAGATTCAGCAATTGGCAAGCGAGATTGTCGTTGTGATTCATGATTCTGGCATCGGAATTCCGGAGGCAGAAGTCGCTCATATCTTCGACCGCTTCTATAAAGCGGATAAAGCCAGAAATCGCGCGAACGCCGGCAGCGGCTTAGGCTTATCGATCGCGCAGAAAATCATTCAGCTTCACCAAGGAAGCGTCGAAGTGATGAGCGAGCTCGGCCAAGGCACCACGTTCACGATCCATCTGCCGCGTTTGTAA
- a CDS encoding response regulator transcription factor, protein MKTHILVVDDDAHIRELLRFLFSKEGYTVFEASDGVQASAILEVEQVHLAVVDVMMPLKDGLDLCSDIRSTYDIPVMLLTAKGELEDKEKGFQSGTDDYMVKPFEPKELLFRARALLRRYQLVSSEIISLNRTIINRKSYEVTVGDETLLLPLKEFQLLAQLASHPGRIFTREQLIQMLWGTDYEGDNRTIDVHIKRLRERFYDISHDFVITTVRGLGYKLEVTEG, encoded by the coding sequence TTGAAAACTCATATTCTGGTCGTCGATGACGATGCGCATATTCGCGAACTGCTGCGTTTTTTATTTTCGAAGGAAGGCTATACCGTGTTTGAAGCAAGTGACGGGGTACAAGCTTCCGCGATACTGGAAGTCGAACAAGTTCATCTAGCCGTTGTCGATGTGATGATGCCGCTGAAAGATGGTTTGGATCTCTGCTCTGATATTCGTTCGACCTACGATATTCCTGTGATGCTCCTAACCGCCAAAGGCGAACTCGAAGATAAGGAGAAAGGCTTTCAGTCCGGGACAGACGACTATATGGTCAAGCCTTTCGAACCCAAAGAATTGTTGTTCCGGGCGCGCGCCCTTTTGCGGCGTTATCAGCTCGTATCTTCTGAGATCATTTCACTGAATCGAACCATTATTAATCGTAAAAGCTATGAAGTGACCGTGGGCGATGAAACCCTCCTCCTCCCGCTCAAAGAGTTTCAACTGCTTGCACAGTTGGCAAGTCATCCCGGACGCATCTTCACACGGGAACAGTTGATTCAGATGCTTTGGGGCACGGATTATGAAGGTGACAACCGGACGATTGATGTCCATATCAAGCGCTTGCGCGAGCGCTTTTATGATATTTCGCATGATTTCGTCATTACAACGGTGAGAGGACTGGGGTATAAGCTTGAGGTGACCGAAGGGTGA